One Cucurbita pepo subsp. pepo cultivar mu-cu-16 chromosome LG11, ASM280686v2, whole genome shotgun sequence DNA window includes the following coding sequences:
- the LOC111805197 gene encoding protein RADIALIS-like 4, which yields MATSPFKSSGSSSSSWTPKQNKKFEDALALYPEDTPDRWQKVARTVGGKTAEEVKRHYDILVQDLMHIESGKIPLPNYKPIVSNGTVYGDEQRLMKNLKLQ from the exons ATGGCAACAAGCCCTTTTAAATCTTCAGGCAGTTCTAGCTCCTCGTGGACGCCtaagcaaaacaaaaaatttgaggaCGCTCTGGCTTTATATCCCGAGGACACACCAGACCGGTGGCAAAAGGTGGCCAGGACAGTGGGTGGAAAAACAGCTGAGGAAGTAAAAAGGCATTATGACATCCTGGTGCAAGATCTCATGCATATAGAATCTGGAAAGATACCTCTCCCCAACTACAAGCCCATTGTATCCAACGGTACAGTGTATGGTGATGAGCAGAG GCTCATGAAGAATCTAAAGCTCCAATAA
- the LOC111806008 gene encoding protein RER1B-like: MEGVGDDAASAVAPLAKWRNDFARAFQYYLDRSTPHPVQRWLGTLLVAAIYVLRVFYVQGFYVVSYGLGIYILNLLIGFLSPKVDPELDVLEGASLPTKGSDEFRPFIRRLPEFKFWYAITKAFCVAFFMTFFSLFDVPVFWPILLCYWIVLFVLTMKRQIMHMIKYKYIPFSIGKQRYSGKRSSAGSSGVSRD, encoded by the exons atggaaGGAGTTGGGGACGACGCGGCCTCTGCAGTAGCTCCTCTGGCCAAGTGGAGAAACGATTTTGCCAGAGCGTTTCAGTATTACTTGGATCGATCCACTCCTCACCCTGTCCAGAGGTGGTTGGGAACCCTTCTTGTTGCAGCAATTTATGTGTTGCGTGTTTTCTATGTTCAAGGGTTTTATGTTGTTTCATATGGCTTGGGAATCTATATCTTGAATCTCTTGATTGGCTTTCTATCGCCCAAGGTTGATCCTGAACTCGACGTCTTAGAAGGAGCTTCCTTGCCTACTAAAGGTTCTGATGAGTTTAGGCCGTTCATACGCCGACTTCCGGAGTTCAAGTTTTG GTACGCCATCACCAAAGCTTTTTGTGTTGCATTCTTCATGACTTTCTTCTCACTCTTTGATGTTCCGGTTTTTTGGCCCATTCTTCTTTGCTATTGGATTGTTCTATTTGTCCTGACAATGAAGCGCCAAATCATGCACATGatcaaatacaaatatattccATTCAGCATTGGAAAACAG AGGTATTCGGGAAAGAGGTCTTCTGCAGGTAGCAGTGGCGTTTCAAGAGACTAA
- the LOC111806009 gene encoding uncharacterized protein LOC111806009 isoform X2, which yields MFVVLFETMARRQEDMELAFWALPDGENGGFQMSRKVVGLTRKFQMLKVLAEQQTAPPTIPTPITAPSPSPSPTTAPGAAVPVRRFMAGAGKVILTMLKGLEEAQ from the exons atgtttgttgttttgtttgagaCGATGGCAAGAAGACAAGAAGACATGGAACTGGCCTTCTGGGCTCTCCCAG ATGGCGAAAATGGAGGGTTTCAAATGAGTAGAAAAGTTGTGGGGTTGACCAGAAAATTTCAGATGTTGAAAGTTTTGGCTGAACAACAGACCGCACCGCCGACGATTCCCACTCCCATTACAGCcccgtcgccgtcgccgtctCCGACTACGGCTCCGGGTGCCGCCGTTCCGGTTCGGAGGTTCATGGCTGGTGCTGGGAAAGTCATATTGACAATGTTGAAGGGATTGGAAGAGGCACAGTAA
- the LOC111806009 gene encoding uncharacterized protein LOC111806009 isoform X1 produces the protein MNPRAYVLIFFFWSLLTILTPALLLLSDTSNPSSVTGQLPFNGENGGFQMSRKVVGLTRKFQMLKVLAEQQTAPPTIPTPITAPSPSPSPTTAPGAAVPVRRFMAGAGKVILTMLKGLEEAQ, from the exons ATGAACCCTCGAGCTTATGTgttaatcttcttcttctggtcTCTCCTCACCATCCTCACTCCcgccctcctcctcctctccgACACTTCGAATCCCTCATCGGTCACCGGTCAACTCCCCTTTA ATGGCGAAAATGGAGGGTTTCAAATGAGTAGAAAAGTTGTGGGGTTGACCAGAAAATTTCAGATGTTGAAAGTTTTGGCTGAACAACAGACCGCACCGCCGACGATTCCCACTCCCATTACAGCcccgtcgccgtcgccgtctCCGACTACGGCTCCGGGTGCCGCCGTTCCGGTTCGGAGGTTCATGGCTGGTGCTGGGAAAGTCATATTGACAATGTTGAAGGGATTGGAAGAGGCACAGTAA
- the LOC111805262 gene encoding serine/arginine repetitive matrix protein 1, giving the protein MPSIINPSFLYSLHSPPPVNEAIDEAETSSSPADTVPNIRHQSVQSPEIKPEQPPLAPAQPPERTETMPMPMPPPANVRSKSPSHSRVKNQTRPVSKPPSPSKTAPQSSVDSNKSPLVSGKASPSQEASSKPPSPAATAPRRRIASKSPSPSSQASQSRFKADSQPPSSSRSAFSLQTSLENQPETKEDLTSKNNSNPHSNKNSSKTPIQSDQTIENGLETSPESQEQSKETKENLEKDSKQEESMEDLAKAFQKLNIKYSDKENPKSFTTLIGNNKGASMHLHSGERKADSSIHIHRQYKNNPVQIAKSFTEMEGNFNHKTPQDSRTEENPAQKLYININVQGMNNSIMLDSSFTENDPGINLKFPREPTKSKDELQAKHLAKPAERVTHEPAVRRRCLRGLLMESSDSEVDNPEKPRRHGCRYSRGCKGKKVETL; this is encoded by the coding sequence ATGCCTTCAATCATAAACCCATCATTCCTTTACTCTCTGCATTCTCCTCCTCCTGTAAATGAGGCCATAGATGAAGCAGAAACTTCATCTTCACCGGCCGATACCGTGCCGAACATTCGGCATCAATCAGTCCAGTCTCCTGAGATAAAACCAGAACAGCCTCCTTTAGCACCAGCTCAGCCACCTGAAAGAACTGAAACTATGCCTATGCCTATGCCGCCTCCTGCCAATGTTCGTTCTAAGTCACCGTCACATTCTAGAGTGAAAAACCAAACCCGACCGGTTTCCAAGCCTCCATCGCCATCGAAAACAGCCCCTCAATCTTCAGTTGATTCCAATAAGTCCCCATTAGTATCAGGCAAAGCCTCTCCATCTCAGGAAGCTTCTTCAAAGCCTCCATCACCGGCAGCTACAGCTCCTCGACGCCGAATTGCTTCAAAGTCACCGTCTCCGTCGTCGCAAGCATCACAATCAAGATTCAAAGCTGATTCTCAGCCTCCATCATCTTCAAGATCAGCATTTTCACTTCAAACTTCATTAGAAAACCAGCCTGAAACCAAGGAAGACCTGACATCTAAGAACAATTCCAATCCCCATTCGAACAAGAACTCTTCTAAAACCCCAATCCAATCGGATCAAACCATAGAAAATGGCTTAGAAACCTCTCCAGAATCACAGGAACAGTCAAAAGAAACTAAGGAAAATCTGGAAAAGGACTCAAAACAGGAAGAATCCATGGAAGACTTAGCCAAAGCTTTTCAGAAACTAAACATCAAATATTCAGacaaagaaaacccaaagagttTCACAACACTCATAGGCAACAACAAAGGGGCATCAATGCACTTACACTCCGGCGAACGCAAAGCCGATAGTTCAATCCACATCCACCGTCAGTATAAGAACAATCCAGTTCAAATCGCTAAAAGTTTCacagaaatggaaggaaatttCAATCATAAAACACCCCAAGATTCAAGAACAGAAGAGAATCCAGCccaaaaattatatatcaaCATCAATGTTCAAGGTATGAACAACTCAATCATGTTAGATAGCTCATTTACTGAGAATGATCCTGGAATCAATTTGAAATTCCCTCGAGAACCAACAAAATCCAAAGATGAATTACAGGCTAAACACTTAGCAAAACCTGCCGAGAGGGTTACCCATGAACCCGCCGTAAGACGAAGATGCCTGAGAGGGCTGTTAATGGAGTCGAGCGATTCTGAGGTCGACAACCCAGAAAAGCCCCGACGCCATGGCTGCCGCTACTCTCGAGGCTGCAAAGGAAAAAAGGTCGAAACTCTGTAA
- the LOC111805264 gene encoding CBS domain-containing protein CBSX3, mitochondrial-like isoform X2: MQAIVRALRSWQETLKIANSQHSCRRETNQVEKILEGSESRGSSSPLKGLENITVAEIVSRNGDGSIGSSWLSCSADDAAIDTVQNMARNNVGSLVVLKPEGQQIAGIVTEGDYLKKIIADGRCPIYTKVGEIMTCEDKLVTVTSDTNILKAMQLMTENRIRHVPVIDGKLVGMISVVDVVKAVVKQQNGELERLNEYIKGESY; the protein is encoded by the exons ATGCAGGCGATCGTGAGAGCATTACGATCGTGGCAAGAGACGTTGAAGATCGCGAACTCGCAGCACTCGTGTAGGAGAGAAACGAATCAAGTGGAAAAGATTTTGGAAGGATCAGAATCAAGAGGGTCGTCTTCTCCACTGAAAGGTTTGGAGAATATTACCGTGGCGGAGATCGTTTCGAGAAATGGAGATGGAAGTATTGGCTCCTCGTGGTTATCCTGCAGTGCGGATGATGCGGCCATTGATACCGTGCAAAAT ATGGCTAGAAACAACGTTGGATCGTTGGTGGTGTTGAAGCCTGAAGGACAACAAATCGCCGGAATTGTAACGGAAGGAG ACTATCTGAAGAAGATAATAGCAGATGGGAGATGTCCCATATACACAAAAGTTGGGGAAATAATGACTTGTGAG GACAAACTAGTAACCGTTACGTCCGACACGAACATCCTTAAAGCAATGCAGCTTATGACAG AGAATCGCATAAGACATGTTCCTGTGATAGATGGCAAACTAGTTGGCATGATTTCTGTAGTAGATGTTGTCAAAGCAGTGGTAAAGCAGCAAAATGGGGAACTCGAGCGACTAAACGAGTATATAAAAGGAGAATCGTACTAA
- the LOC111805264 gene encoding CBS domain-containing protein CBSX3, mitochondrial-like isoform X1: MQAIVRALRSWQETLKIANSQHSCRRETNQVEKILEGSESRGSSSPLKGLENITVAEIVSRNGDGSIGSSWLSCSADDAAIDTVQNVASLIRFRHFQKARKLFLLRRLRKFSLLQMARNNVGSLVVLKPEGQQIAGIVTEGDYLKKIIADGRCPIYTKVGEIMTCEDKLVTVTSDTNILKAMQLMTENRIRHVPVIDGKLVGMISVVDVVKAVVKQQNGELERLNEYIKGESY; encoded by the exons ATGCAGGCGATCGTGAGAGCATTACGATCGTGGCAAGAGACGTTGAAGATCGCGAACTCGCAGCACTCGTGTAGGAGAGAAACGAATCAAGTGGAAAAGATTTTGGAAGGATCAGAATCAAGAGGGTCGTCTTCTCCACTGAAAGGTTTGGAGAATATTACCGTGGCGGAGATCGTTTCGAGAAATGGAGATGGAAGTATTGGCTCCTCGTGGTTATCCTGCAGTGCGGATGATGCGGCCATTGATACCGTGCAAAATGTAGCGAGTTTGATTCGGTTTCGCCATTTCCAAAAAGCTCGAAAGCTTTTCTTGTTGAGAAGATTGAGGAAATTTTCTTTGCTGCAGATGGCTAGAAACAACGTTGGATCGTTGGTGGTGTTGAAGCCTGAAGGACAACAAATCGCCGGAATTGTAACGGAAGGAG ACTATCTGAAGAAGATAATAGCAGATGGGAGATGTCCCATATACACAAAAGTTGGGGAAATAATGACTTGTGAG GACAAACTAGTAACCGTTACGTCCGACACGAACATCCTTAAAGCAATGCAGCTTATGACAG AGAATCGCATAAGACATGTTCCTGTGATAGATGGCAAACTAGTTGGCATGATTTCTGTAGTAGATGTTGTCAAAGCAGTGGTAAAGCAGCAAAATGGGGAACTCGAGCGACTAAACGAGTATATAAAAGGAGAATCGTACTAA